In a single window of the Paenibacillus sp. MMS20-IR301 genome:
- a CDS encoding sugar phosphate isomerase/epimerase: protein MLKVGLQLYTLREELEQDFEGTLRKVAELGYSGVEFFHFFGRTAEQVKALLAETGLVALGAHRPYDVMLNDTEQEISFNLEIGNKNLIVPYLTEEQRNWEEAAANLRLIGEKCKAGGAVLAYHNHDFEFTEKVDGRPAFDYIFEAAPAEQLQVELDTCWVHFAGYDPVEYINKYAGRLPIIHLKDVKKHVDGSPETVVLGEGEVNLPAIIEAAAAAGVEWAVVEQDFCSRDPLASVTDSLNWIKTYEAQGGNIHV, encoded by the coding sequence ATGTTGAAAGTTGGGCTTCAGCTGTACACGCTGAGAGAAGAGCTCGAGCAGGACTTTGAAGGAACCCTGCGCAAGGTTGCAGAGCTGGGGTACAGCGGAGTGGAATTCTTCCACTTTTTCGGCCGTACGGCAGAGCAGGTGAAGGCATTGCTTGCAGAAACCGGGCTCGTTGCTCTCGGGGCACACCGTCCGTATGATGTGATGCTGAATGATACGGAGCAGGAAATCAGCTTTAACCTGGAGATCGGCAACAAGAACCTGATCGTTCCTTATCTGACAGAAGAACAGCGCAACTGGGAAGAAGCTGCTGCTAATCTGCGATTGATCGGCGAGAAATGCAAGGCCGGCGGTGCCGTGCTTGCTTATCATAATCATGACTTTGAATTCACGGAGAAGGTTGACGGCCGTCCGGCATTTGACTACATCTTCGAAGCAGCCCCTGCAGAACAGCTTCAGGTGGAGCTGGATACCTGCTGGGTGCACTTTGCCGGATATGATCCGGTGGAATATATCAACAAATATGCAGGACGTCTGCCGATCATCCATCTTAAGGATGTGAAGAAACATGTAGACGGCTCACCGGAAACCGTAGTGCTGGGTGAAGGTGAAGTGAACCTGCCGGCGATTATTGAAGCCGCAGCGGCTGCCGGTGTGGAGTGGGCAGTCGTTGAGCAGGATTTCTGCAGCCGTGACCCGCTCGCCAGTGTTACAGACAGCTTGAACTGGATCAAAACATACGAAGCACAAGGAGGAAATATTCATGTCTAA
- a CDS encoding helix-turn-helix domain-containing protein, whose product MTTNAACYILTAGFSFHHKPFHMSRSDGVQYYLLRLQTEGRSRTMVGDTLTTVESGNLMLFAPTDPYYLSIDKEVYPLGKPRVESGDYHIFCGGPWIEEWWKLKQRPAVLRLPLSDHILGLFRQLVLEQRRLSDSSPDISACYLQILCMEIDRLMTEQPVISPKAYLAYRMKQYVEEHASYAFRLEDVASHVDISVSRAVHLFKEAFGTTIVKYVNDVRLDMAREKITFSPMPLEHVSETCGFANYTYFHRVFRSRFGMSPKQYRIHSRAQA is encoded by the coding sequence ATGACAACTAACGCAGCCTGTTACATTCTAACCGCAGGTTTCTCCTTCCACCACAAGCCGTTTCATATGTCACGCAGTGACGGCGTCCAGTATTATTTGCTGCGCCTGCAAACTGAAGGACGAAGCAGAACTATGGTCGGCGATACCCTTACTACCGTCGAGAGCGGCAATCTGATGCTGTTCGCACCAACCGATCCTTACTACTTAAGCATTGACAAGGAAGTTTATCCGCTCGGCAAGCCGCGGGTCGAGAGCGGCGATTATCATATTTTTTGCGGCGGTCCGTGGATTGAGGAGTGGTGGAAGCTCAAGCAGCGTCCGGCTGTGCTCCGGCTGCCGCTCAGCGATCATATTCTCGGCCTGTTCCGCCAGCTGGTGCTGGAGCAGCGCCGCCTATCGGATTCTTCACCAGACATCTCCGCTTGTTATCTGCAGATTCTCTGTATGGAAATTGACAGGCTGATGACCGAGCAGCCGGTGATTTCCCCCAAGGCTTATCTTGCATACCGGATGAAGCAATATGTTGAGGAGCATGCCTCTTATGCCTTCCGCCTGGAGGATGTGGCCAGCCATGTAGATATCTCCGTGTCCCGGGCTGTACATCTGTTCAAGGAGGCCTTCGGCACAACGATTGTCAAATATGTAAATGATGTCAGGCTCGATATGGCACGGGAAAAGATTACGTTCAGCCCGATGCCGCTGGAGCATGTCTCCGAGACCTGCGGGTTCGCCAACTACACCTATTTCCACCGTGTCTTCCGCAGCCGCTTCGGGATGTCCCCCAAGCAGTACCGCATACACAGCAGGGCACAAGCCTGA
- a CDS encoding TIGR00266 family protein, which yields MKYDVLYDGAFAMLKVVLDPGESVKAEMGAMVAMSPNVELRGTVDGGLMRGLGRMLSGEKFFFQELTATRGQSEVLLSPGAIGDIQAIELDGSYKLLVQKDGFLAGTHGIQVNTKMQNLTRGLFSGEGFFIVEISGKGTVFLSSFGAIHAINLGPGEEMIIDNGHLVAWPDYMNYKVEKAASGWLNSLTSGEALVCRFRGEGVILVQTRNPGSFGTWIKSFVPTRQ from the coding sequence ATGAAATACGATGTGCTGTATGACGGAGCCTTCGCTATGCTGAAGGTAGTGCTCGATCCGGGCGAAAGTGTCAAGGCCGAAATGGGGGCAATGGTCGCTATGTCTCCGAATGTGGAGCTGCGCGGAACAGTCGACGGCGGGCTTATGCGCGGGCTCGGCCGGATGCTGAGCGGGGAGAAGTTCTTCTTCCAGGAGCTTACAGCAACGCGCGGGCAGAGCGAGGTGCTGCTGTCACCGGGGGCGATCGGGGATATCCAGGCGATCGAGCTGGACGGATCGTACAAGCTGCTTGTGCAAAAGGACGGCTTCCTGGCCGGAACCCACGGCATTCAGGTCAATACGAAGATGCAGAATCTGACTCGCGGCCTGTTCTCCGGCGAAGGCTTCTTCATCGTTGAGATCAGCGGCAAAGGCACGGTCTTCCTCTCTTCCTTCGGGGCGATTCACGCGATTAATCTCGGGCCGGGCGAAGAGATGATCATTGACAACGGTCACCTCGTAGCCTGGCCGGATTACATGAATTATAAGGTGGAAAAAGCCGCCTCCGGCTGGCTGAACAGCTTAACCAGCGGTGAAGCCCTGGTCTGCCGGTTCCGCGGCGAAGGCGTAATTCTGGTTCAGACCCGGAATCCCGGAAGCTTCGGAACATGGATTAAATCCTTCGTGCCGACAAGGCAATAA
- a CDS encoding TetR family transcriptional regulator C-terminal domain-containing protein — protein MPKIVDHDERRNHLAEAAWRIIRRDGLEAVSVRNVAREAGMSLGSLRHYFASQFELLAFSMRLVSEKVYRRTGAFESTGNPRQDVERLIHELMPIDEERRAEAEVWLAFVGRAAADPAIQALKREVHHGLYSGFCQMLEYLDAVNLLRKDLDLQQEIKRLHALVDGLVVHSVIHPELVTPEDMISLIAGHLDKLMA, from the coding sequence ATGCCAAAAATAGTCGATCATGATGAACGCCGTAATCATCTGGCGGAGGCAGCTTGGAGGATCATCCGGCGCGATGGGCTCGAGGCTGTTTCTGTGCGGAATGTTGCCAGGGAGGCAGGGATGTCGCTGGGATCGCTGCGGCATTATTTTGCCAGCCAATTTGAACTGCTTGCCTTCTCAATGAGACTTGTGAGCGAGAAAGTGTACCGGAGGACCGGGGCCTTTGAATCTACGGGGAATCCCCGTCAGGATGTGGAAAGGCTGATCCATGAATTAATGCCGATTGATGAAGAAAGGAGGGCGGAAGCGGAGGTCTGGCTGGCTTTTGTCGGACGCGCAGCAGCAGACCCCGCCATACAGGCGCTGAAACGGGAAGTGCACCATGGACTGTACAGCGGATTCTGCCAGATGCTGGAGTATCTTGATGCAGTGAATCTGTTAAGGAAGGATCTCGATCTGCAGCAGGAAATCAAACGGCTGCATGCTTTAGTGGACGGACTGGTTGTACATAGTGTGATTCATCCGGAACTGGTGACGCCGGAAGATATGATTTCTTTGATTGCCGGCCATTTGGACAAGCTTATGGCATGA